The region TTActgtcaacaaactttggccatgttggggttatttgaggaatcgtcatcataactttaaaagtttatggatctagttcatgaaactaggACATAGgagcaaccatgtatccctgaatatcatgtgcaagtttcaggtcacatgaccaaggtcaaaggtcaattagggtcaacaaactttggccatgttgcaGATATTTGAGGAATagtcatcatacatgtaactttaaaagtttatggatctagttcatgaaactgttacataagagcaaccatgtatccctgaatatcatgtgcaagttttaggtcacatgaccatggtcaaaggtcaattagggtcaacaaactttggccatgttgcaGATATTTGAGGAATagtcatcatacatgtaactttaaaagtttatggatctagttcatgaaacttggtcataCATAAGAGTAgcaatgtatccctgaataccctgtgcatgtttcaggaacatggtcaaaatcaaaggtcatttaaaggtcaatgaactctggtcATGTTGGGAGTATGTATTGAATTAGCATTATAACTTGAAAGTTTATGTACCTATGTGTTTATGTATCTCATGAAACatcgacataagggtaatcaagtatgaatgattgttttgcacatgtcttaggtcaatatgaccatggtcaaaggtcattttgggtcaatggatgtattttattatcataatggtgttttcttctgtgaataatcattcattagctgttttcaaaggcaGCACCGCTGCTTTATCGAATAGCGTAATGCAAGCGAGACTGCCACTATAGATTACATGTTTTTTGTATTGAATGCTTAATAAAAAGTGCTTGAAACTCTaggttttaatttttaaagagaaatgacTGAATTTCTCTCTCATTAAATTTCCAATTATACAACTACTTACAGTGGAATGATAATGTATTGATTGCACTGATTAAAGACATTTTAattctgatttcatttttttttctatttgaatTTGTTATTTGCTTCTAGGCAATTGGATCTAGGAACCTATTGAAATCTATATCAAAACAGAGAGAAGCACAACAGCAACAACTTCAAGCATTGATTGCAGAGAAGAAGACGCAACTAGAGAGGTAAAGTAAAGGGTACTCCACCATGAcatcaatttgatttgaatataagatTAAACTAGATATTGTGATAGTATATTTGATTCATTGTGGATGTAAATACACCCTGCAGAGGGTTCAATGTGTAATGCAAGAAAGACaaaagatgacaaaaatatAAACTGTAACAAAGAAAATCCTATTAAAACCACGATATTGCATCAAAACTGGATGGAAATGTTAGTTTAGTTTATATTCATATTAAGTTCAAAGGTTCACATGAATCGTTTAAGGAAGTGAACGAGACTAGTTGTCAAAATAAATAAGAAGGTGATGTCACAAattttttctcatgaaatgtGATCCCTTTTCTGCttcaaaaatgtaaatatgGTTTGGCTACTCATTAGAATTTTGAACATTAACCAAAACATAAGATCATGActaaaaagaattaaagaaaattatcttggtATAATTCTGCTCCAGTTCCTTGTCAAACATCtctattattgatattaatcaGATATTGTTTTTGTTGCTTTGTGTGTAGGTATCGCATCCAATATGCAGCACTCCAGAAGGAAGAAGCAGAACAGAGTGAATTCATAGAACAGTTTATTCTAAATAAATAGCGTTTTCGGACGTGGAGGTCattgatcatggaaaatactaTTTGTCCTATACTAGTATCTTGTGAGACAGATGAATGTAGAAGTAGGGTTTGATAAAAAGGTAAGCTTGTTTAATACTTGGTCAATTGCTACTCAGTCTACTTTCCATTTTGTCTCATCCCTCATGGTCTAATCATAGTACACCTTCaactatttggtctaattgctatCTAGCCCATTTacaattttgtctaatttcaTGTTTAATAATCTGTTTCTATTAATATCTGCTTGGTTTACCACCTTTTGGTATAATTGATTACCGGTATGTACCAACTGTTGCTTTTTGACAAGGTGCAAACTAACAAAGTGGAAATTATACCAGATGAGCATTAGACTGAATGATACTTAGACCAAGCGATGGATGGAACGaatggtaattagaccaaatagagTGGGTTCAACCATTGTGATGTTAGACAATCTGAGAATTAGCCATCTGCTTGTAGACCGAGTTGGTAAAAACCATATTTAGATACAAGCATAAGCTAGTTGAGTCTGGCAAAATCATGCCATTACCTTTACAGGGTTACACAAGAAAACAATCCAAACAGAGAAGCATTTGTCTTACATTCAAGTTGACAGGATTCAGTAGACCTAAGAATGAATAGCTATTTTGCTATAGGTCTGAAAAAGctatttaaatatttcaaatattgaattcTACTTTCTCAATATCCAGTAAAATTTGCATTTCCCAGTGTTGTggtatgataatgaaaaaaaaatctgaaattacatgaaaaaaaatgattttactgTATATCACTTTTGGCCCATAAATCATCTCTTCAGAGTATCAGATTTTGCCATGATTGTtaacatatatagattccaatTCACTGTAGGCTGAATATACATATAGTGGAAAAGTGTcctctttttttgtatttctgatTGAAGGTGAACTATTTGAATAATTCAAGAATTGTATTGTCATCCTTGGTTTTCTATTCAGTACATGAATATCTATTCCTCCTTCCTCCCACACTCTGGATAGAAGAAATATTGAGGTATTCCTAATCCTATGTGAAAGTTTGAATAGCTttcaatgatatacatgtatgtagaggTCAATTGCAGTCATTTCAGAAAGCAAGAAATATTTGGTTTCAATTTCTACATGCCTATGGAAATTTcttcatgaaaatttaattgatAGAATTGATATGGATAGAATGAATAGTTGCCCTTCCCATAAAATCATTGGTCAATGAGGCACCTTAATAAAAGTAAAGAGGATCTTTCAGCAGAGACAAGAGAGTGGGGAGTGTGGATAGTCTCTGTAAAGATTCTTAGCAGGATTCTTGCTAAAAAGGTGCCAGATGTTTGTAGAAATGTTGTAAAGATTAGGTGTTTGTGTGCCATTGTGCAAGATAAGCAAGTTCCAAGGTTTCACACTTGTGCTTAATAATTGTTTGTCTCGCGTATCCTTTCTATGTTACATCACAAAAGATCAGTTCATAGTTAGCACATATCCCAAATGACCTGTAATATctgcaaatatttcaaaatgtagAGAAGTGTGCACTTTATTGATCAGGGACTCACAAAGTAAGAGTTACTTCACTAATTGCTCATTAtcctgttttaaaaaatgaatacctTGCAGGAATGTACCAACAATAGACTGATACTGTAGGGCATTCCAATGTTAGATACAATTTCTAGCTACAAGCACCTTGAGACAAGCTATTCTTTTCATTCACTTTTAAGAATCAACAAGGTTCAGTGTTTGGAATCTGCCCCTTGCACAAACTGAATGTTGCTAGGTAAGGCAACTTTTTTGTCAGcaagttttatattttgtattaattcaCAGATTGTACTTACAAACTAATATAGAAAGTACTGCGTTTGATGTCACAGTTAGCTTAGGCATAATGTGTTATACACAAGCTGGCCTAGTAAAGTATGATACTTGTGTAATCAGAATTTAGTAGAATCCAAGATTATCAGGGAATCACAAGTAAATCACAATTTTAttcttgaatatcaaaataaaaattcattagATTAAATTCTCATGGAATACATATATTGACAAtcattatatatattcaaatcatgaAGTATCCATGAACCCTAGTCTCAAGTCCATCCACTAACTAAACTACAGGTGTCTTATTTAACAGCTTTGCTTGTTTTATCCTGTCTGATTAATGTATGGACAATGATTTTctagaaatttcataaatttgtcTTTCATGtttctgaaaatctgtaattccGTTTCAAACTTGATCTGAAatggaaatttcattttttcctacaAAATAAACCCAGCAACTGTTTTGCAAAGGGAAAGTCAGTGAATTTTTGCATTAGAAAAACAACAGATTTTTCACTTTGATTTACCGGTAAAATGGAAAATCACTATCccttttaatgtacatgtacatatattgtaaatatctattattattgtaaataaaatgatttatgcTATTCATGTTTCAGTAAATTGGTCTTTTCTTTAGTTGCCctaaaaatgcaaatttcaatttcaattcattttgccTTGGAGATATTAAATGATTTATGCCTTTCAGAACAGCTTACATGAAACACTATCAGATGTAAGTCTTGTCCTCCCATTCTATCTCAATACTCACATTCATAATACACAGTCAATCCAGtatgaatgaaattattataaaagCTTGGACTATATAATGAATTTTATCTGATTTAATTAAGAGAAATGTGCACAAGCATAGACACTGATATGAAATCTGATTATCagatatcattttcaaaatcgATAGAAGTACACATTTtatggtataaaaaaattacacaaataCTGCTGGGAATAATCCAATAGTGATACATGATGATACAtcatatgatgatgattaggaaCTGATGACAATGACCGATGATGTATGATATGTATGTATGacatatgatgatgatgattatgaattgatgatggtggtggtggtgatgatccGTTTTGAAGAGCAATGAATACTATTAAACTGCATCCACAACTACATGCATACATggaagaaacataaaaaaatttatcttgtaattttttcaaaataacaaagCGATAGTCCTGTTGAAGGAATATTTCTGAAATACTTATAAATGAAAATCCCTGAAATATCAAATCCCTGATTCTATATGTAAATGACAATACATGCAGTATGGCAATATTCCCAATATAATTCCTAATAATGGCTTTTTTCTTTCACTGTGCCTATAccataaaaaatcaaactttcaaatGAATACCTTTTTATCCTGATTTTATACTTTCAACTAATCATTTGTTCTAAGCAGCATTTGTAGTATACAACGTCAAATCATAAAAAACAGTTCATAAAATTACAGAAGGTACTACAAGTGCTTCTACAATTGTACAAATTTACCAATTGAGAAATCCTTACTTCATAAGATCCTGGAAGCAagtacataaaatattttaattccaATGCACAATTTTGTTTAAACCACAATGTTGTTGCACAAGatcaaaaaaaaacaaaaaaaaactactttATGATATCTAAACGAAAATCTAACTAAATGAGCTTCCTTTTTCAAATGAAAGttttaacaaattataaaactccttaacaaattataaaactCCTTTGCAAATTTAGTTGCATTTCAGTGATATACATATAGTCACTATTTGACAAGGCAGAAAGAAAGAGTCCATCtagtaatttcataaaaatgaaaaataaaatagtgatAGCACATCATACACATACATTTcattaaattgtatttttgtagtTCAGTTGATCAATAGTTAACCCATAATGCACTACTTTGTCTAGAACATTCTCCCTGAATTAATGGAAATTACAGGAAATATGCTTGAAATAAGAACTTCGCCTACATTCAGAATATTTGGTCCCTCAATTCATATACTATTAAGGGTGGAACCCAATTTGGTAATAATATgagagaggagaaaaataagtaaacagaatggtgaaagtttgaaagaaatcagacaagcaatataagaaaattatggctgTTGTAAATTGAGATCCCTATTAAGGACCATGTAaatctcatacatgtatgacaagtGTCGGGGACAACGTTCCCATAGGTCATGTTGTTTCTTCCTAATAACTATACCTAGGCTATTCACCTGAGGCAGAAATTAAAATATAACCAAGGTAGCttattgttttatatcctaatgaaaaattagataatttgttgtaaaatttaaaaaaaaaaattatccattATTTGTTTTGGAGAAAATAAAAGAGTAATCCTTGCCTCACATCGCTATGATATTATCAATATGGTCAGTTTGTAGTCTCCATTGGTATAATGATGACCCATATTTACAAGTTTagaaattcataactttcttattgttcaAACTTAATACCCCTACTTgtctatcttttctttttccctaatttttttttttctggtaggattcccctttaagtttaaAAGCAGCAAGTGTGTCTTCAGTGATATGGAATATGCCAACATCATTTCTGCTCTTATAAAAGCAAAAGCACTGATAAGAACAATAAGAGGAACCTTTTCCTCAAATCCATCAGTTTGTAAAATtatggaatgtaattgtttccCTCTCCTAAATAAAGACACCAAACCTTGCTTAATTAGCCTTTTGTTTTCTATCTCTTCCTCCATCAATGTAATCTGTGTTGAAGAGCATGGTGAATAACAAGATGAATGGAACAACAAGGAATGGGGCATAAATCCCAACAAGGGTTGCTCTCTCTTGGAAGGTACTTGGGGCGGGGATGGTGGCATTGGcaaaatcattgaaaaagaTCTCAGCTACAATCGGTATTACTGTGGTTGCTGTATGAGCACCATATACAATGGCAGGGATCCGGATCCACTTGCAGTTGCCTAAAttgttataaaagaaaaaaaaatagtgaggaaTTAGATACTTTGAGTTTTCAGGAAGTGTTATTTTTTAAGTATATCTATTTTAACTACTTGCTGGATAACAATACAGTTGACTGGGCTAACTTgcttgaataaaatgaaatacagagTAAGCCTAGGCAACCTGGAATGTatgatcatggacctactacccGGAGTAGTATGTCCCCTGGGGGCCAgccaaatgtattgctgtacacacacgTGGCCacattatttccaaacaccccctaaacgagttttccTCTGTGTgcaaataaccccctaaacaagtatttcgcgggctttatttacacattttggcccctaaacaagttgtcgccagaatatgaccccggggaaaaaaacataccgtaaacatgtttggctagtcttaaaaaaaagctttggaaaaaacaCACCCTAAATACATTTGACCCTGTGATTGACCagtgaccagtctttcaaaactatccctttataaaaaaatcagtgttttttatacccttaacaagtgcaTGCGCAGCCCGCATCCAAAACagaaaaacacccctttaaacatgttttttgtgctgcaatatatttgactggcccCCCCAGGGGTAGATCCATGATATCTCAATATGAAACCATCTacaattcattttctctttctagTATTAGGGATAcattttgaaaatccaaataATACTCAAATGCTGTTGATGAACCCACTAGTTGATCTGGTcagattaatttattttatgatatataataacaaaatagGCCTACTACCATGTCATGATGCCATAGCCTGAAGAAGAAGCTGGCACaagagacccccccccccccccccccttcacacCTTAATCCaccaaaaataaagtaaaaatccAGTCTCTGCTTTACATATTACCTTTGTAGAATGCATAAGCGGCTACAAAGAAGAATGGAAACTGGATGAATATCTCTACATACACGAAAGATTTATACCAGATGGGAAGCTCTGCAAAAAGAACATCTTTGTATTGAGTGGTATACTCCAATTTAGGGGTCACCAACtgtaaaatagaaagaaaatacgAAGACTGAATAATGCAATGGAATTTTTAAAACATGACAATAGTAGGAATAAGAGGAAGGCGGGGTAAGATGAGccatttttgctttttcttcatGTTAGAACTGATATGATTAACaatcttgtagaaataagtaccttgccttaaaaTTTAATTATTGGGAAACATTTTTTACCTATATTTCTACCCCTAATACACTGAAAGTCACAGTCACCTTAAAAAaagtcaaatggctcaacttgcctcacccatggggtaagttgagccacaaaaaccatgtacaaaaggTATGGGACAAAAATCAGcatgacaattttttatttaaagtcttttcacttgctcaTTCTcgataaatactaacatcctctaaaagttAAACAACTGTCTTATGAATTTGGTcttttctgcctgcatatcaatgacTTTTTgaggttatttttttaaatatacattaACAATACCATGGCTAAActttgccccatgttggctggctcaaccTACCCCAATCCAAACttaatgtgatattttcacatccacacattgtTTATGCAGCCATCATgtaaagactatgacaagaatgaggaTTCATATCtcgactaacaatattgttcttatgcccttatttttttcaaagatgcgGTAAAAAGCTATTTCACAcctctttactttttttaaaggggaatgaaacctttggaacaaataggctagTGTAGAaactttgagaaaaatcagacaaataatgagaaagttatgagcatttgaatattgcaatcactaatgctatggagatcctcccattggcaatgcgacaaggatgtgtgatgtcactgatgaacaactttccctttggtggactataaaataccctcaaaatgtctctttttgctttttcttacgatgatacaaactctttatccattatgtattcttaaaaaatatgtattacatgccctcatgtagaaagaacacatgatctatggatagatgtgataaaagaggcaattcaagtgaaatatatactaaagtaatggggagagttgttcacaagtgacatcacacatctttgtcgcattgccaatttgctatctccatagcaatagtgatcgcaatattcaaatgctcataactttctcattatttgtccgatttttctcaaacttttgttgatctgtttctttgatttttctgttttcacacaagctatcttgttccaatggtttcattctcctttaaatgaatttgtatttttctctctgaaaaataattttttgtttcaatgttgaaaataatgtggtggggttaggggttgtGCAAGGGGTCATCAATATGGCACCACCACAATATCTGACTTATTTATTATCGGCCTGGGGGtgatggctcaacttaccccaccttcccctacTTATGTCCGGGGGTGGGGGCAGGCTGTTATAATTTACCATGCTCATATTCATTACCTACAGGTATCTCTTACAGGTATGTAATCTTTTACGAGTCTTGTCCTGATCACACACAACCCAACAAAAATTAGGCTCATCATTAGCCTATTAATCGGTTTTACGGATTACTTGTTATAatcattatataattatattgttaCCATTAGGagtattatcaatatcaatatatatagatatcagtgttgtagtgccttgatgctcggccttggccttaaggcgccttaaggcctattttttcaaagccttggccttgaacattcaagccttggccttgagagggccttggccttggccttgaagattttgagccttgaaatttcaaggcattttcaaggcattttcaaggctttttcaaggcattttctattttgtactttcatttgttttatataagtaattataaatgtttcaattgttctgtatatctaatgacactaaatactgccagtcagcagtagcagcagcagaagcagtaagtgtacttagcagtgccatcaattgcaattatcatcacataattatgtaacaaagagaagtgatgaaaattaatattatttattagtGATGttatcatgactaataaggaaaatgacaatatcaataataacgataataattatgattaggattatagtcagtggcgtaactacagggggggcatgggggcatgtgccccccccccaatcggctgactaaaaaaaggaggaaaagaggaagaaaggaagagaaacgtagtgggaaagaagacattaatattcattataatgttataattatgttatgttacattacataagaaacatttttttcatataaatgaaacataatttgctcagggcatatgtcttcattgttcctggtgctcccattgtctgtttaccgagatatataatcctgttatactaaaacctcccgttttcaagtcaatatacaccaaactaccaaatatatttcctcgcacttcgagttattcttttacatgtacaatagtatgcttctttttcatgaatactttaagtgattgtcccattttaaggtcttaatataaaacatttcctgtccgtgcttacgttcgcagtagtggatttgtgaaagatgtctgctctccatcaattcctagaatgagtccttaaaatgtccctttttccgttttctgatctgaatatcaaaaattttcagcttgcgcttcgcgctcgcaacattTGGTTAGTAAACTACGTAAGGTCTTCtttaattcctacaaacaagccttaaaatgcccctcttcaggtctgaatttcctaaattttcagctcgcgcttcgcgctcgcaagatttgattagtgagatgggtatgttaatcatgatta is a window of Lytechinus variegatus isolate NC3 chromosome 2, Lvar_3.0, whole genome shotgun sequence DNA encoding:
- the LOC121409210 gene encoding sigma intracellular receptor 2-like yields the protein MAFTRFLELLFFVYFAVHIPVSILFDSQAIFPRQWYPDFLVTPKLEYTTQYKDVLFAELPIWYKSFVYVEIFIQFPFFFVAAYAFYKGNCKWIRIPAIVYGAHTATTVIPIVAEIFFNDFANATIPAPSTFQERATLVGIYAPFLVVPFILLFTMLFNTDYIDGGRDRKQKAN